The following are encoded together in the Ictalurus punctatus breed USDA103 chromosome 1, Coco_2.0, whole genome shotgun sequence genome:
- the paqr7b gene encoding membrane progestin receptor alpha-B (The RefSeq protein has 1 substitution compared to this genomic sequence), with protein sequence MATVVMVQIGRLFINVQQLRQIPQLLESAFPTLPCTVSISDVPRVFRESHILTGYRPPDHNWRYYFLSLFQRHNETINVWTHLLASLVILVKFQEVSETVDFLRDSHAQPLFIGLLTAFTYLTCSTLAHLLSAKSELSNYTFYFLDYVGVAVYQYGSALVHFYYVIEETWHAYIRGFFLPTAAFMAWLSCAGCCYGKYASRRLPRFGHKFCQMVPSALAYCLDISPVVHRIYTCYSSQQGCTDPAVTFHFYQILFFLVSAFFFTYPHPECWFPGRCDFIGQGHQIFHLFLVLCTLMQIEAVRMDYTERRPLYERLHGDLAHDAAALFVFTTCCSALTAFYVRKQVKAYLEEKQE encoded by the coding sequence ATGGCGACCGTGGTGATGGAGCAGATTGGCCGTTTGTTTATAAACGTGCAGCAACTGCGTCAGATCCCCCAGCTGCTTGAGTCTGCTTTTCCCACACTGCCATGCACAGTGAGCATCAGCGATGTGCCTCGCGTCTTCAGGGAGTCACACATCCTCACAGGTTACCGCCCACCTGACCACAATTGGCGCTAttacttcctctctctcttccagcGGCATAACGAGACGATAAATGTGTGGACACATTTGCTAGCCTCGCTTGTCATACTCGTCAAGTTTCAGGAAGTGTCAGAGACTGTGGACTTCCTGCGTGACTCACATGCGCAGCCGCTCTTCATCGGTCTCCTGACTGCGTTCACCTATCTGACCTGCAGCACTCTCGCCCACCTGCTCTCTGCCAAATCCGAGCTCTCCAATTACACTTTCTACTTCCTGGACTATGTGGGCGTAGCTGTGTACCAGTATGGCAGCGCCCTGGTGCATTTCTACTACGTGATAGAAGAAACATGGCATGCTTACATTCGAGGCTTCTTTTTGCCCACTGCTGCTTTTATGGCATGGCTCTCGTGTGctggttgctgctatggcaaGTATGCCAGTCGCCGCCTGCCCAGGTTCGGCCACAAGTTCTGTCAGATGGTGCCCTCAGCCCTGGCCTACTGCTTAGATATCAGCCCAGTGGTGCATCGCATTTACACGTGCTACAGTTCACAGCAGGGTTGCACCGACCCAGCTGTAACTTTCCACTTTTATCAGATCCTCTTCTTTCTGGTCAGTGCCTTCTTCTTCACTTACCCTCATCCAGAGTGCTGGTTCCCTGGGCGCTGCGACTTTATTGGCCAGGGCCACCAGATCTTTCATCTGTTTCTCGTGTTGTGCACGCTGATGCAGATTGAGGCTGTGCGCATGGACTACACTGAGCGAAGGCCCTTGTACGAGCGCCTGCACGGTGACTTGGCTCATGACGCTGCGGCTCTCTTCGTCTTCACAACGTGCTGCAGTGCCCTCACCGCCTTCTATGTGCGGAAGCAAGTGAAAGCCTACcttgaagaaaaacaagaataa
- the stmn1b gene encoding stathmin 1b, with amino-acid sequence MASSGDIHVKELDKRASGQAFEVILSPSAPDAKGDFPLSTPKKKEVSLDEIQKKLDAAEERRKNHEAEVLKHLAEKREHEKEVLQKAMEENNNFSKMAEEKLNQKMEANKENRTKQMAAMNEKFKEKDKKIEEVRKNKETKDGGEAEEN; translated from the exons ATGGCGTCCTCTGGAG atatccatgttaaggAGTTGGACAAGCGTGCTTCTGGACAAGCATTTGAGGTCATTCTGAGCCCCTCAGCACCAGATGCCAAGGGAGATTTTCCTCTATCCACCCCAAAAAAGAAGGAGGTGTCGTTGGATGAGATCCAGAAGAAACTGGATGCAGCAGAGGAGAGACGTAAG AATCATGAGGCAGAGGTCCTGAAGCACTTGGCTGAAAAGCGAGAACATGAGAAGGAGGTTCTCCAGAAAGCAATGGAGGAGAACAACAACTTCAGCAAGATGGCAGAAGAAAAACTCAACCAGAAAATGGAAGCAAACAAAGAAAACCGTACAAAACAGATGGCAGCAATGAATGAGAAATTTAAGGAGAAG gACAAGAAAATTGAAGAAGTCCGaaagaacaaagaaacaaaagatgGGGGCGAGGCTGAAGAGaactga